Proteins encoded together in one Caldicellulosiruptor saccharolyticus DSM 8903 window:
- the tsf gene encoding translation elongation factor Ts: MISAEMVKELRERTGAGMMDCKKALEDANGDMEKAIELLRERGLAKAAKRASRVAAEGIVESYIHGNGRIGVLVEINCETDFVARNEEFRQFAKDIAMQIAAANPKYVSREEIPQEVIEREKAILRQQALNEGKPENVVDRIIEGRLEKFFEEVCLLEQPWIKNPDMKIKDLLTEKIAKIGENIVIRRFARFERGEGIEKAASC; encoded by the coding sequence ATGATTAGCGCTGAAATGGTAAAAGAGCTAAGAGAAAGAACTGGTGCTGGAATGATGGATTGCAAAAAGGCATTAGAAGATGCCAATGGCGATATGGAAAAGGCAATTGAGCTTTTGAGAGAGAGAGGTCTTGCAAAGGCAGCAAAAAGGGCTTCAAGAGTTGCTGCAGAAGGCATTGTAGAAAGCTATATCCATGGCAATGGCCGAATTGGTGTATTGGTTGAAATCAACTGTGAGACAGACTTTGTTGCAAGAAATGAAGAATTTAGACAATTTGCAAAGGATATTGCAATGCAGATTGCAGCTGCAAATCCTAAGTATGTTTCACGAGAGGAAATTCCACAGGAGGTTATCGAAAGAGAAAAAGCTATATTAAGACAGCAGGCACTAAACGAAGGAAAGCCTGAAAATGTTGTTGACAGAATTATTGAAGGAAGACTTGAAAAGTTCTTTGAGGAGGTATGTTTGCTTGAGCAGCCTTGGATTAAAAACCCTGACATGAAAATAAAGGATTTGCTCACCGAAAAGATTGCTAAGATTGGAGAGAACATTGTCATAAGAAGATTTGCAAGATTTGAAAGAGGAGAGGGAATTGAGAAGGCTGCTTCTTGTTAA
- the pyrH gene encoding UMP kinase, producing MVEPKYKRVILKLSGEALGGEKGFGIDWEVVESIAEEISKVRELGVEVAIVVGGGNFFRGRSAEHIDRATADYMGMLATVINSLALQSILEKRGIPTRVQSAIEMRQIAEPYIRRRAIRHLEKGRVVIFACGTGNPFFSTDTAAALRAAEIDAEAILLAKKVDGVYDSDPKKNPNAKKYDFITYLDVINQRLEVMDSTATSMCMDNQIPIVVFELAKGNIIKAVMGENIGTLVNVKEER from the coding sequence ATGGTTGAACCAAAGTACAAAAGGGTAATATTAAAATTAAGTGGGGAAGCATTGGGAGGAGAAAAGGGTTTTGGAATTGATTGGGAGGTTGTTGAATCTATTGCTGAAGAAATATCAAAAGTAAGAGAGCTTGGTGTTGAGGTTGCCATAGTTGTTGGTGGTGGCAACTTCTTCAGGGGAAGAAGTGCTGAGCATATTGACAGGGCAACAGCTGACTACATGGGAATGCTTGCGACTGTTATTAATTCACTTGCACTTCAGAGCATCCTTGAAAAAAGAGGGATACCTACAAGGGTCCAGAGTGCAATCGAGATGAGGCAGATTGCAGAACCGTATATCAGACGACGTGCAATCAGGCACTTAGAAAAGGGCAGGGTTGTAATTTTTGCATGTGGAACAGGTAATCCTTTCTTTTCAACAGACACTGCAGCAGCACTGAGAGCTGCTGAAATTGATGCTGAGGCAATACTTCTTGCTAAAAAAGTTGATGGTGTTTATGATAGTGACCCTAAGAAGAATCCAAATGCTAAAAAGTACGACTTTATAACCTACTTAGATGTCATCAATCAGCGACTTGAGGTAATGGACTCAACAGCTACATCTATGTGCATGGATAATCAAATTCCAATTGTGGTATTTGAACTTGCAAAAGGGAACATTATCAAGGCTGTGATGGGTGAGAACATTGGTACATTAGTAAATGTAAAGGAGGAAAGGTGA